In Candidatus Beckwithbacteria bacterium, one DNA window encodes the following:
- a CDS encoding PhzF family phenazine biosynthesis protein has product MNIVNVFTDKLGKYGNPLGIIIDEKKFFNKVKRQQIALASGFSEIVFINNIQKRDISIFSPQREIPFAGHAVIGAAYFLDQEYKKPVKQLISMRTKIKTWAKNRLMWVRGDLSITPPWNLEQVVNTLQLEKITVKQASSKKHTLIWSWIDKNKAIIRARTFASDWGISEDEANGSGAMKLTIKLGRDLTIHHGQGSVIYTKISTISGFIDLGGRVRVIKRE; this is encoded by the coding sequence ATGAATATAGTCAACGTTTTTACAGATAAATTAGGTAAATATGGTAATCCACTTGGCATAATTATTGATGAAAAGAAATTCTTTAATAAAGTCAAACGACAGCAAATAGCATTAGCAAGCGGGTTTAGTGAGATCGTATTTATCAATAATATTCAAAAGAGAGATATTAGCATCTTTTCTCCACAAAGAGAGATTCCTTTTGCTGGCCATGCTGTAATAGGAGCAGCTTATTTTTTAGATCAAGAATATAAAAAGCCAGTTAAACAACTTATTAGCATGAGAACTAAAATCAAAACATGGGCAAAAAATAGACTAATGTGGGTTAGAGGTGATTTATCAATTACCCCTCCATGGAATCTTGAACAAGTAGTTAATACTTTACAGCTTGAAAAAATTACCGTTAAACAAGCATCTTCTAAAAAACATACACTAATTTGGTCTTGGATAGATAAAAACAAAGCCATTATTCGTGCTCGCACTTTTGCCTCTGATTGGGGTATTTCTGAAGATGAGGCTAATGGATCAGGCGCAATGAAATTAACTATTAAACTAGGTCGGGATTTAACAATTCATCATGGTCAAGGTTCAGTTATTTATACTAAAATATCAACAATATCTGGTTTTATAGATCTTGGTGGTAGGGTCAGGGTAATTAAAAGGGAATAG